One stretch of Musicola paradisiaca NCPPB 2511 DNA includes these proteins:
- the waaA gene encoding lipid IV(A) 3-deoxy-D-manno-octulosonic acid transferase: protein MLQTLYTLLFYMIQPLIWLRLWLRGRKIPAYRKRWGERYGFYKNQVKPEGILLHSVSVGETLAAVPLVRALRHRYPSLPITVTTMTPTGSERALSAFGKDVYHVYLPYDLPGAMSRFLNHIQPRLVIVMETELWPNMIQALHQRHIPLIIANARLSERSANGYRKLGGFMRALLRRITLIAVQNAEDGERFIDLGLKRSQLNVTGSLKFDISVTPELAARAVTLRRQWASQRPVWIAASTHEGEEKIIIDAHCELLRSFPTLLLILVPRHPDRFDDAKAIVKKAGLEYTLRSSGAIPPASSHVVIGDTMGELMLLYGIADLAFVGGSLIERGGHNPLEPAAHAIPVLMGPHIFNFKDICARLRESDGLITVTDTRSLVEQASNLLADEDYRRYYGRHAVEVLHKNQGALQSLLTLLEPYLPPRSQ from the coding sequence ATGTTACAAACGCTGTATACCCTTCTGTTTTACATGATCCAGCCATTAATCTGGCTGCGCCTTTGGCTCCGGGGCCGCAAGATTCCCGCATATCGTAAACGCTGGGGCGAACGCTATGGTTTTTACAAGAATCAGGTAAAACCCGAAGGCATACTGCTGCACTCCGTGTCGGTCGGCGAAACGCTGGCGGCGGTGCCGCTGGTGCGGGCATTGCGCCATCGTTATCCCTCTTTGCCAATCACCGTCACCACCATGACCCCCACGGGCTCGGAACGCGCGCTTTCTGCTTTCGGCAAAGACGTTTACCACGTTTACCTGCCTTACGATCTGCCCGGCGCAATGTCACGTTTTCTGAACCATATTCAGCCGCGTCTGGTGATCGTGATGGAAACCGAACTCTGGCCAAACATGATCCAGGCGTTGCACCAACGCCATATCCCGCTGATTATCGCCAACGCCCGGCTGTCGGAACGTTCGGCCAACGGCTACCGTAAACTGGGCGGTTTTATGCGCGCGTTGCTGCGCCGCATCACGTTGATCGCCGTGCAAAATGCGGAAGACGGCGAACGTTTTATCGATCTGGGCCTCAAGCGCAGCCAGCTCAATGTCACCGGCAGCTTGAAATTTGATATTTCCGTCACGCCGGAACTGGCGGCGCGCGCCGTCACGCTGCGTCGTCAATGGGCATCGCAACGCCCGGTATGGATAGCCGCCAGTACCCATGAAGGCGAAGAAAAAATCATTATCGATGCGCACTGCGAGTTGCTCAGGAGTTTCCCCACCCTGCTGTTGATTCTGGTGCCGCGTCACCCGGATCGTTTCGACGACGCGAAAGCTATCGTGAAAAAAGCTGGCCTGGAGTACACGTTGCGCAGCTCAGGCGCCATTCCTCCAGCCAGTTCTCATGTGGTGATTGGCGATACCATGGGAGAGCTGATGCTGCTTTACGGCATCGCCGATCTGGCGTTTGTCGGCGGCAGCCTGATCGAACGCGGTGGTCATAACCCGCTGGAACCTGCCGCGCATGCGATTCCGGTGCTGATGGGGCCGCATATTTTCAACTTCAAGGATATCTGCGCCCGGCTGCGGGAATCCGACGGCCTGATTACCGTCACAGACACCCGCTCGCTGGTGGAGCAAGCCTCCAATCTGCTTGCCGATGAGGATTACCGCCGTTATTACGGCCGCCATGCAGTAGAGGTACTGCACAAGAATCAGGGCGCGCTGCAAAGCTTGCTGACCCTGCTTGAGCCTTATCTACCGCCCCGGAGCCAGTAA